One part of the Glycine soja cultivar W05 chromosome 11, ASM419377v2, whole genome shotgun sequence genome encodes these proteins:
- the LOC114373460 gene encoding golgin candidate 5-like: MAWFSGKNTWGNFPDLAGAVNKLQESVKNIEKNFDSALGFEEKGESSNEDAGSWPIPADRKTLFNPVISFMGNKSEETTEEMSEKDESSQQDSEMEKSLEQPESLDHTSVAEGSNALETDNTVHMEAEENTTKEENKVLKEEEDGEHTESVDGTVAQNLDHGKEENHLLELPVELPESPVEKFESSDSVEHSQEKEIADPGTSGSPVSVQFMPSNLGDNVVEGVTRESDESHDISDGHENSQVETKEESKAEERVQAEESEKRISSVQPKASTDSEKGDDTDTSVLQSVASEETNNTDQSNIEHLSSVTPPNESSKVVTDMFSPENETSAKENEREHFAHDVETDMKEHHLSSERTMSDSGSMLELERVKREIKMMEAALQGAAKQAQAKADEIAKLMNENEQLKAVIEDFKRKSNEAEVESLREEYHQRVATLERKVYALTKERDTLRREQNKKSDAAALLKEKDEIINQVMAEGEELSKKQAAQESTIRKLRAQIRDFEEEKKGLTTKLQVEENKVESIKRDKTATEKLLQETIEKHQNEIAAQKEYYTNALAAAKEAEALAEARANNEARTELESRLREAEERESMLVQALEELRQTLSRKEQQAVFKEDMLRRDIEDLQKRYQASERRCEELITQVPESTRPLLRQIEAMQETNARKAEAWAAVERTLNSRLQEAEAKAATAEERERSVNERLSQTLSRINVLEAQISCLRAEQTQLSRTLEKERQRAAESRQEYLAAKEEADTQEGRVRQLEEEIRDIRQKYKQELQEALMQREHLQQEIEKEKAARSELEKTVRAQSAPLSDQTPTTKLNSAFENGNLSRKLSSASSLGSLEESHFLQASLDSSDGISERRNPGELNMSPYYVKSMTPSSFEAALRQKEGELASYMSRLASLESIRDSLADELVKMTEQCEKLRGEAAVLPGLRSELEALRRRHSAALELMGERDEELEELRADIVDLKEMYREQVNLLVNKIQTMGPSMGSD; the protein is encoded by the exons ATGGCGTGGTTTAGTGGGAAAAATACATGGGGGAACTTCCCTGATTTGGCAGGAGCCGTCAATAAGCTTCAGGAGAGTGTGAAGAATATTGAGAAGAATTTTGATTCTGCTCTTGGATTCGAAGAGAAGGGTGAATCCAGCAATGAAG ATGCCGGATCATGGCCTATACCTGCTGACAGGAAAACCCTATTTAATCCCGTCATCTCTTTTATGGGGAACAAAAGTGAGGAAACTACTGAGGAAATGTCTGAAAAAGACGAATCCTCTCAACAAGACTCTGAAATGGAGAAGTCACTGGAACAGCCCGAGTCTCTGGATCATACATCTGTGGCTGAGGGAAGCAATGCCCTTGAAACTGATAACACAGTCCATATGGAAGCTgaagaaaacacaacaaaagaagaaaataaagttcttaaggaagaagaagatggcgAGCATACAGAGTCAGTGGATGGAACAGTTGCACAGAACTTGGATCATGGAAAGGAGGAAAACCATTTACTGGAGTTGCCTGTTGAATTGCCTGAATCCCCTGTTGAGAAGTTTGAGAGTTCAGATTCTGTGGAACATTCTCAAGAGAAAGAGATTGCTGATCCGGGAACCTCTGGGAGTCCAGTGTCAGTGCAATTTATGCCTTCTAATCTTGGGGACAATGTAGTTGAGGGTGTTACTAGGGAGTCTGATGAATCACATGACATTAGTGATGGGCATGAAAATTCTCAAGTTGAGACAAAAGAGGAGAGTAAAGCAGAAGAGAGGGTCCAAGcagaagaaagtgaaaagagAATTTCTTCTGTTCAACCCAAAGCATCAACTGATAGTGAGAAAGGAGATGATACTGACACTTCTGTTCTCCAATCAGTGGCTTCTGAGGAAACCAATAACACTGATCAATCAAATATTGAACACTTGTCCAGTGTTACTCCACCAAATGAATCTTCTAAGGTGGTAACTGATATGTTTTCACCTGAAAATGAAACATctgcaaaagaaaatgaaagggaGCACTTTGCCCATGATGTTGAAACTGATATGAAAGAGCATCATTtgagttctgaaagaactatgTCTGACTCAGGTTCCATGCTTGAACTAGAGAGGGTGAAAAGGGAGATAAAAATGATGGAAGCTGCACTGCAAGGTGCTGCAAAACAAGCTCAG GCTAAAGCTGATGAGATTGCAAAATTGATGAATGAAAATGAACAATTGAAAGCTGTGATTGAGGATTTCAag AGAAAATCCAATGAGGCAGAAGTTGAGTCTTTGCGAGAGGAATACCATCAGAGAGTTGCAACTCTTGAGAGAAAG GTTTATGCTCTCACTAAGGAAAGGGATACACTCCGCCGAGAGCagaataaaaaaagtgatgCAGCTGCTCTCTTGAAAGAAAAGgatgaaataattaatcaagTTATGGCAGAAG GTGAAGAGCTTTCCAAAAAACAGGCTGCTCAAGAATCCACAATTAGGAAACTAAGGGCTCAG ATTAGAGATTTTGAGGAGGAGAAGAAAGGTTTGACTACTAAACTTCAG GTAGAAGAGAATAAAGTAGAAAGTATCAAGAGGGACAAGACAGCTACAGAGAAGTTGTTGCaagaaacaatagaaaaacatcaaaatgaaattgcagCACAGAAAGAATATTATACGAATGCTTTGGCTGCTGCTAAGGAAGCTGAAGCATTAGCAGAGGCTCGTGCGAACAATGAAGCAAGAACTGAACTAGAGAGTCGTCTGAGAGAAGCTGAGGAACGTGAATCTATGCTAGTCCAGGCACTTGAAGAATTGAGGCAAACATTAAGTAGAAAGGAACAACAG GCAGTCTTCAAAGAAGACATGCTTCGCAGAGACATTGAGGATCTTCAAAAACGTTACCAG GCAAGTGAAAGACGGTGTGAGGAACTGATTACGCAAGTTCCAGAATCCACAAGGCCGCTTTTAAGGCAAATTGAAGCCATGCAG GAAACAAATGCCAGAAAAGCTGAAGCTTGGGCTGCTGTTGAAAGAACTCTTAATTCTCGACTTCAG GAAGCAGAGGCTAAAGCTGCAACTGCAGAGGAGAGAGAGCGATCTGTGAATGAACGCTTATCTCAGACCTTATCTCGAATTAATGTCCTTGAGGCTCAG ATTTCATGTCTTAGAGCAGAACAGACTCAGTTAAGTAGGACCCTTGAAAAGGAGAGACAAAGGGCAGCTGAAAGCAGGCAGGAATATCTTGCAGCAAAGGAGGAAGCTGACACTCAAGAAGGTCGTGTGAGACAGCTTGAGGAAGAGATTAGAGACATTAGACAGAAATACAAGCAAGAGTTACAGGAGGCATTGATGCAAAGGGAACATCTTCAGCAG gagatagaaaaagaaaaggctgCTCGATCAGAGCTGGAGAAGACTGTACGTGCTCAATCTGCACCATTATCAGATCAAACTCCTACTACAAAGCTAAATTCTGCTTTTGAGAATG GGAACCTGTCTCGGAAACTCTCTAGTGCAAGCTCCCTGGGAAGCTTGGAAGAAAGCCACTTTCTGCAAGCATCGTTGGACTCCTCTGATGGTATATCTGAGAGGAGAAACCCAGGAGAATTAAACATGAGTCCTTACTATGTGAAAAGCATGACACCCAGTTCTTTTGAAGCTGCACTTCGTCAGAAGGAGGGTGAACTTGCTTCATACATGTCACGCCTG GCATCACTGGAATCTATTCGCGATTCTCTTGCTGATGAGTTGGTCAAAATGACAGAACAG TGTGAGAAGTTGCGTGGGGAGGCTGCTGTATTACCTGGCTTACGATCAGAGCTAGAAGCACTAAGAAGGAGGCACTCTGCTGCTTTGGAATTGATGGGTGAACGTGATGAAGAG CTGGAGGAACTTCGTGCGGATATTGTAGACTTGAAGGAAATGTACAGAGAACAAGTGAACTTGCTCGTTAATAAG ATCCAGACTATGGGTCCATCAATGGGTAGCGACTAG